In the genome of Variibacter gotjawalensis, one region contains:
- a CDS encoding sodium:proton antiporter, with the protein MTFVKVISLALAASTFSLAPAFAADGLDGAGMSVWWALPFLGLLLSIATGPLFYPHVWEHHYGKFSAFWAACVIVPLVLIAGATNASHAVAHTVLLEYVPFILLLTALFVTAGGIFVQGNLHGTPATNTALLAIGAGMASVVGTTGASIIMIRPLLRANDDRVYRVHTVVFFIFLVSNVGGSLTPLGDPPLFVGFLKGVDFFWTTTHLALPMLLVGGIVLAVFVVFDTVLYRREAAMRHPKDPTPDEPLRLHGLINIPLLGVIIGAILLSASWKPGVSVTILGATLELQTIVRDVIFIVVAIASLWLTDKESRTANGFNWHPIQEVALLFAGIFVCIVPVIAMLQAGRNGAFAPLVALVTNADGAPNNLAYFWLTGILSSFLDNAPTYLVFFELAGGDAKQLMGPLATTLGAISAGAVFMGANSYIGNAPNFMVYAIARQGGVAMPSFFGYTLWSSAILLPTFVLCGWLFYR; encoded by the coding sequence ATGACATTCGTCAAAGTTATTTCCCTCGCGCTCGCGGCCTCGACATTTTCGCTTGCCCCCGCTTTCGCTGCCGACGGTCTCGACGGCGCCGGCATGTCGGTCTGGTGGGCGCTGCCGTTTCTCGGGCTGCTTCTGTCGATTGCGACGGGGCCGCTCTTCTATCCGCACGTCTGGGAGCATCACTACGGCAAGTTCTCGGCCTTCTGGGCTGCGTGCGTGATCGTGCCGCTCGTGCTCATCGCGGGTGCGACCAACGCATCGCATGCCGTCGCGCATACGGTGCTGCTCGAATACGTTCCGTTCATCCTGCTGCTGACCGCGCTGTTCGTCACCGCTGGCGGCATCTTCGTGCAGGGCAATTTGCACGGCACGCCGGCGACCAACACGGCGCTGCTCGCGATCGGCGCCGGCATGGCGAGCGTCGTCGGAACGACCGGTGCTTCCATCATCATGATCCGCCCGCTGCTACGCGCGAACGACGATCGTGTCTATCGCGTACACACGGTCGTGTTCTTCATCTTCCTCGTCTCGAATGTCGGCGGCTCGCTCACACCGCTCGGTGATCCGCCGCTCTTCGTCGGCTTCCTCAAAGGCGTCGATTTCTTTTGGACGACGACGCATCTGGCGCTGCCGATGCTCCTTGTCGGCGGAATCGTGCTCGCGGTCTTCGTCGTGTTCGACACGGTGCTGTATCGCCGCGAAGCCGCGATGCGGCACCCGAAAGACCCGACACCTGATGAGCCGCTGCGCTTGCATGGCCTCATCAATATTCCGCTGCTCGGGGTCATCATTGGCGCGATTCTGCTGAGCGCCAGTTGGAAGCCGGGTGTTTCCGTCACGATCCTCGGTGCGACACTCGAACTGCAGACGATCGTGCGCGATGTCATTTTCATCGTCGTCGCCATCGCTTCCCTATGGCTGACGGATAAGGAATCCCGCACCGCCAACGGCTTCAACTGGCATCCAATCCAAGAGGTCGCACTTCTGTTCGCCGGCATCTTCGTCTGCATCGTGCCGGTGATAGCGATGTTGCAAGCCGGCCGTAACGGAGCCTTCGCGCCGCTCGTCGCGCTTGTCACAAACGCCGATGGTGCGCCGAACAACCTGGCTTACTTCTGGCTCACCGGCATCCTGTCGTCGTTCCTCGACAACGCGCCGACCTATCTCGTGTTCTTCGAGCTTGCGGGAGGCGACGCGAAGCAATTAATGGGGCCATTGGCCACAACACTCGGCGCGATTTCGGCCGGCGCGGTCTTCATGGGCGCCAATAGCTATATCGGCAATGCGCCGAATTTCATGGTCTACGCCATCGCGCGGCAAGGCGGCGTCGCGATGCCTTCGTTCTTTGGCTACACGCTGTGGTCGAGCGCGATCCTATTGCCGACATTCGTTCTGTGCGGGTGGCTGTTCTACCGCTAG
- a CDS encoding branched-chain amino acid ABC transporter permease, whose product MIAPLSRDRPGGIVLSLIVIAIALGLAFAPFLFPGARALETAARILIFIVLVASYDLLLGYTGIVSFAHTMFFGMGAYGVAIALAKMGTSFTSILVGALAGCALAAVVAFVIALFSLRVRAIFFAMVTLAVASAFLVLVSQLSWLTGGEDGINYTIPRELTPGFRIVQDRVMGVVINGRLLLYYALFVLTILIFLMLLRLVNSPFGRVLQAIRENAFRAEAIGYPVVRYRTISTVLSAVLAASAGAMLAVWLRYTGPATTLSLEIMIDILLIIVIGGMGTLYGAVIGSVLLILAQNYLQNLMKIMSDATVDIPVLAAALHPDRWLLWLGVLFILSVYFFPSGIVGQLRAKKQLAVEQPPAQNECRQ is encoded by the coding sequence ATGATTGCTCCCCTCTCACGCGACCGGCCGGGTGGCATCGTTCTCTCGCTGATCGTCATCGCGATCGCGCTGGGCCTTGCGTTCGCGCCGTTCCTGTTCCCGGGCGCCCGCGCGCTCGAGACAGCCGCGCGCATCCTGATCTTCATCGTGCTGGTCGCGAGCTACGATCTCTTGCTCGGCTACACCGGCATCGTCTCGTTCGCGCACACGATGTTCTTCGGCATGGGCGCATACGGCGTCGCTATCGCGCTCGCCAAGATGGGAACGAGCTTCACGTCGATCTTGGTCGGCGCACTCGCGGGCTGTGCACTCGCGGCTGTCGTCGCCTTCGTCATCGCGTTGTTCTCGTTGCGTGTCCGCGCCATCTTCTTCGCGATGGTGACGTTGGCGGTGGCGAGCGCATTTCTGGTACTCGTCTCGCAGCTATCGTGGCTGACCGGCGGCGAGGACGGCATCAATTACACGATCCCGCGGGAACTGACGCCCGGCTTTCGCATCGTCCAAGATCGCGTGATGGGCGTCGTGATCAACGGACGCCTCTTGCTCTACTACGCGCTGTTCGTGCTTACGATTCTGATCTTCCTCATGCTGCTGCGACTGGTGAATTCGCCCTTCGGCCGCGTGTTGCAGGCGATCCGCGAGAACGCGTTCCGTGCCGAGGCTATCGGCTACCCCGTCGTGCGGTATCGCACGATCTCGACCGTTCTCTCTGCTGTGCTCGCCGCCTCTGCGGGCGCGATGCTGGCCGTCTGGCTGCGTTACACCGGCCCGGCGACGACTTTGTCGCTCGAAATCATGATCGATATCTTGCTGATCATCGTGATCGGCGGCATGGGCACACTTTACGGCGCCGTGATCGGATCTGTGCTGCTCATCCTTGCGCAGAACTATCTGCAGAATCTGATGAAGATCATGAGCGATGCGACCGTCGATATACCGGTGCTTGCCGCCGCGCTGCATCCGGATCGCTGGCTGTTGTGGCTCGGCGTTCTGTTCATCCTCAGCGTCTACTTCTTCCCGTCGGGTATCGTCGGGCAATTGCGGGCGAAGAAGCAGCTAGCGGTAGAACAGCCACCCGCACAGAACGAATGTCGGCAATAG
- a CDS encoding branched-chain amino acid ABC transporter permease: MSETSIAPRIDSATLGQKLDANAPLLIVPALAVLGFLAVRDPSAWLTLTVAGLAMGLMIFVMASGLTLVFGLMDVINFGHGAFVTVGAFVGFSVLKALGVWTEASSVALNLTAIAIALVVVVGVTGGLGLIFERAIVRPVYGSHLKQILVTLGGAIVTQQLIIVLWGPQAFHLNRPATLRGSFLIGDAAIEIYRVAAVVLGLALFIAMRLVLNRTKIGLIVRAGVENSEMVETLGYRVRRIFVLVFVAGSALAGFGGLMWGLYQESITSHIGSEILILVFIVVIIGGLGSVEGCFVGALLVGLMANYIGYLAPKLALISNIGLMVAVLMWRPQGLYPVVKAK, translated from the coding sequence ATGAGCGAGACTTCGATCGCACCGCGCATCGATAGCGCGACACTCGGGCAAAAGCTCGACGCGAACGCGCCATTGCTCATCGTCCCTGCCCTCGCGGTGCTCGGCTTCCTCGCCGTGCGCGATCCGAGCGCGTGGCTGACGCTAACTGTCGCGGGGCTCGCGATGGGGCTGATGATTTTCGTCATGGCGTCTGGCCTGACACTGGTATTCGGCCTGATGGACGTCATCAATTTCGGCCATGGCGCGTTTGTAACGGTCGGCGCATTCGTCGGCTTCTCGGTGCTGAAAGCACTCGGTGTTTGGACTGAAGCGTCCTCCGTCGCGCTGAATCTGACGGCGATCGCAATCGCGCTTGTCGTTGTCGTGGGCGTGACCGGGGGGCTCGGGCTTATTTTCGAGCGCGCCATCGTCCGTCCGGTTTATGGATCGCATCTCAAACAAATTCTCGTCACGCTGGGCGGCGCCATCGTCACGCAGCAGCTGATCATCGTCCTGTGGGGGCCGCAGGCCTTCCACCTCAATCGCCCCGCGACGCTGCGCGGCTCCTTCCTCATCGGCGATGCAGCGATCGAGATCTACCGCGTTGCTGCCGTTGTGCTCGGCCTTGCGCTGTTCATCGCGATGCGGCTGGTGCTGAATCGCACTAAGATCGGACTGATCGTGCGCGCCGGCGTCGAGAACAGCGAGATGGTCGAAACGCTCGGCTATCGGGTTCGCCGCATTTTCGTTCTTGTCTTCGTCGCGGGTTCAGCCCTCGCAGGGTTCGGCGGGCTGATGTGGGGGCTCTATCAAGAGAGCATCACATCCCATATCGGCTCCGAGATCCTCATTCTGGTGTTCATCGTGGTCATCATCGGCGGCTTGGGATCGGTCGAAGGGTGTTTCGTCGGCGCACTGCTGGTCGGGCTGATGGCGAATTACATCGGCTACCTCGCACCGAAGCTCGCACTGATCAGCAACATCGGCCTCATGGTCGCGGTGCTGATGTGGCGGCCACAGGGCCTTTACCCGGTTGTGAAGGCGAAGTGA
- a CDS encoding ABC transporter ATP-binding protein, with protein sequence MPDLLTLEGVHTRIAQYHILHGVDFSVPAGGVTVLLGRNGAGKTTTMRTIMGLWRAAQGRVMFDGEDISKLDTPAIARRGIGYVPENMGIFTDLTVKENLVLAAANGPLDSARVDWVTGLFPPMKTFWNLPAGNLSGGQKQMLSVSRAIIEPRRLILIDEPTKGLAPAIIQAMITALRELKKTQTTILLVEQNFAMAKALGDTVAVMDDGRIVHRGAMAELAGDAALQEKLMGLSLETHQ encoded by the coding sequence ATGCCTGATCTCCTGACTCTCGAAGGTGTGCATACGCGCATCGCGCAATATCACATCCTGCATGGTGTCGATTTCTCTGTGCCCGCCGGCGGAGTCACCGTGCTGCTCGGCCGCAACGGCGCGGGCAAGACGACGACGATGCGCACGATCATGGGGTTATGGCGCGCCGCGCAGGGCCGCGTGATGTTCGATGGCGAGGATATCTCTAAGCTCGATACACCGGCGATCGCGCGTCGCGGCATCGGCTACGTGCCGGAGAATATGGGAATCTTCACGGACCTCACCGTGAAGGAGAATCTCGTGCTGGCGGCCGCGAACGGGCCGCTCGATTCCGCGCGCGTCGATTGGGTGACCGGCCTGTTTCCGCCGATGAAGACGTTCTGGAATCTACCCGCCGGCAACCTTTCGGGTGGGCAGAAGCAGATGCTGTCGGTGTCGCGCGCGATCATCGAGCCGCGCCGCTTGATCCTGATCGACGAGCCGACCAAAGGGCTCGCGCCCGCGATCATACAGGCGATGATCACAGCGCTGCGCGAGCTGAAGAAAACGCAAACAACGATACTGCTCGTGGAGCAGAATTTCGCGATGGCGAAGGCACTCGGCGATACGGTCGCGGTGATGGACGACGGGCGTATCGTGCATCGCGGCGCGATGGCGGAGCTCGCCGGCGACGCCGCGCTGCAGGAGAAGCTGATGGGCCTCAGCCTGGAGACGCATCAATGA
- a CDS encoding ABC transporter ATP-binding protein, with protein sequence MPVLSTRDLTIRFGGHVAVDHVTCDFDRGTLTAIVGPNGAGKTTYFNLISGQLPASEGSVTLNGEDITRLSVAARTQKGIGRAFQLTSLFPNLSVRENVRLVVQSKAGIGFNMLSLAETHRELIAKAETILAQVHLADKADVNVATLSHGDQRKLEVALLVALAPDVVMLDEPTAGMSIDEVPVILDLIAELKRDNNKTILLVEHKMDVIRSLADRIVVLHNGKLVADGAPAEVIASPIVQEAYLGVAADA encoded by the coding sequence TTGCCCGTCCTTTCCACGCGCGACCTGACGATCCGTTTCGGCGGGCATGTCGCGGTCGACCACGTCACCTGCGATTTCGATCGCGGGACGTTGACAGCGATCGTGGGACCGAACGGCGCCGGTAAGACGACGTACTTCAATCTGATCTCTGGGCAGCTTCCGGCGAGCGAAGGTAGCGTCACGCTGAACGGCGAAGACATCACGCGCCTATCTGTCGCGGCGCGCACGCAGAAAGGCATCGGCCGCGCGTTTCAGCTGACGAGCTTGTTTCCGAACCTGTCAGTACGCGAGAACGTGCGCTTGGTCGTGCAGAGCAAAGCGGGCATCGGCTTCAACATGCTCTCGCTCGCCGAGACTCATCGCGAGCTTATCGCTAAAGCCGAGACGATCCTCGCGCAGGTCCACCTCGCCGACAAAGCGGACGTCAATGTCGCGACCCTGTCGCACGGCGATCAGCGAAAGCTTGAAGTCGCCCTTCTGGTTGCGCTCGCGCCTGACGTCGTGATGCTCGATGAGCCGACCGCCGGCATGAGTATCGACGAAGTGCCGGTGATCCTCGATCTCATCGCGGAGCTTAAGCGCGACAACAACAAGACGATTTTGCTGGTCGAGCACAAGATGGACGTCATTCGCTCGCTCGCCGATCGCATCGTGGTGCTGCACAACGGCAAGCTCGTCGCCGACGGCGCACCGGCCGAAGTGATCGCATCGCCGATCGTGCAAGAGGCTTATCTCGGAGTGGCGGCGGATGCCTGA
- a CDS encoding substrate-binding domain-containing protein produces MIRRIGLCSALGLMTATALAFAANAQDFKIAHVYDKTGPLEAYAKQSNIGLKLGLEYATQGTMMVNGRKLVLIEKDTQGKPDVGKTLLAEAFGDDDANIAVGPVSSGVALAMLPVAQEHQKILIVEPAVADSVTGAAWNKYIFRTARNSTQDAVSNAVAIGKPGVSIATLAQDYAFGRDGVAAFKEALKDTGAKLVFEEYAPTDTQDFTASAQRLFDALKNEPGRKFVFVIWAGGGNPFGKLKALNPERFNIELASGGNILAALKAYKQLPGMEGATYYYYEIPKNPVNDWLVKEHQKRYNEPPDFFTAGGMASGIAIVEALKKTKSNKTDDLIAAMGGMEFETPKGKMIFRKEDHQALQAMYHFKIRVDDKVEWGIPELVREIKIEDMKIPIRNKK; encoded by the coding sequence ATGATCCGCCGCATCGGACTTTGTAGTGCGCTTGGCCTCATGACGGCGACTGCGCTCGCCTTCGCGGCCAATGCGCAAGACTTCAAGATCGCGCATGTCTACGACAAGACCGGCCCGCTCGAAGCTTACGCAAAGCAATCCAATATCGGCCTGAAGCTCGGCCTCGAATATGCGACGCAGGGCACCATGATGGTGAACGGTCGCAAGCTCGTGCTGATCGAGAAAGACACTCAGGGCAAGCCGGATGTCGGCAAGACGCTGCTCGCCGAGGCGTTCGGCGATGATGACGCGAATATCGCTGTCGGTCCGGTCTCTTCGGGCGTGGCGCTTGCGATGCTGCCGGTCGCGCAAGAGCATCAGAAGATCCTCATCGTCGAGCCGGCGGTCGCCGACAGCGTAACGGGCGCGGCTTGGAACAAGTACATTTTCCGCACCGCGCGTAACTCGACGCAGGACGCGGTGTCGAACGCAGTCGCGATCGGCAAGCCAGGCGTCTCGATCGCAACACTGGCGCAGGATTACGCCTTCGGCCGCGACGGCGTCGCCGCATTCAAGGAAGCGCTGAAGGATACCGGCGCGAAGCTCGTGTTCGAAGAATATGCGCCGACAGACACGCAGGACTTCACGGCGAGCGCTCAGCGCTTGTTCGACGCACTGAAGAACGAGCCGGGCCGCAAGTTCGTGTTCGTCATCTGGGCCGGCGGCGGCAATCCGTTCGGCAAGCTGAAAGCGCTGAACCCCGAGCGCTTCAACATCGAACTCGCGTCGGGCGGCAACATCCTGGCGGCGTTGAAGGCTTACAAGCAGTTGCCCGGCATGGAAGGCGCGACGTATTACTACTACGAGATCCCGAAGAACCCGGTGAACGACTGGCTCGTGAAGGAACACCAGAAGCGCTACAACGAGCCGCCGGATTTCTTCACGGCAGGCGGCATGGCCTCCGGCATCGCAATCGTCGAAGCGCTTAAGAAAACGAAGTCAAACAAGACCGACGACCTCATCGCTGCGATGGGAGGCATGGAGTTCGAAACGCCGAAGGGCAAGATGATCTTCCGCAAGGAAGACCACCAGGCGCTGCAGGCGATGTATCACTTCAAAATTCGCGTCGACGATAAGGTCGAGTGGGGCATTCCGGAGCTCGTCCGCGAGATCAAGATCGAGGATATGAAAATCCCGATCCGGAATAAGAAATAA
- a CDS encoding enoyl-CoA hydratase-related protein, whose translation MKTFETLLLEKTHEHVLQVTLNRLEFANAMNTQMGLDLVHCFEDLNLNAHGVRCVVLTGAGDKAFCAGGDLKERKGMTDEQWSLQHVIFERMVRALMSCPVPIVGAINGAAYAGGCEIALCTDFLYASENARFALTEVTLGIMPGAGATQNLARAVGVRRCKEIILTGKPFTVQEASEWGLVNKVLPAADLLKEAHATAERIAGNAPISVRQAKSAISRGANMSVWDGLAFEIEAYNRMVPTEDRREGINSFNEKRKPVFKGR comes from the coding sequence ATGAAAACGTTCGAGACACTGCTGCTTGAGAAAACGCACGAGCACGTGCTCCAGGTCACGCTCAATCGCCTGGAGTTTGCCAATGCGATGAACACGCAGATGGGCCTCGACCTGGTTCACTGCTTCGAGGACCTGAACCTCAATGCGCATGGCGTGCGTTGTGTCGTCCTCACGGGCGCGGGCGATAAGGCGTTTTGCGCGGGCGGAGATCTTAAAGAGCGCAAAGGCATGACGGACGAGCAGTGGAGCCTGCAGCACGTCATCTTCGAGCGCATGGTGCGCGCATTGATGAGCTGCCCGGTGCCGATCGTCGGTGCGATCAACGGCGCCGCCTATGCGGGCGGCTGTGAAATCGCACTGTGCACGGACTTCCTCTATGCGTCGGAGAACGCGCGTTTCGCGCTCACGGAAGTCACACTTGGCATCATGCCGGGCGCCGGCGCCACGCAGAATCTCGCGCGCGCGGTCGGCGTGCGACGTTGCAAAGAGATCATCCTCACGGGTAAGCCGTTCACGGTGCAGGAGGCGTCCGAATGGGGCCTCGTCAACAAGGTGTTGCCGGCCGCCGATCTTCTGAAGGAAGCGCACGCGACCGCTGAGCGTATCGCAGGCAATGCGCCGATCTCGGTGCGGCAGGCAAAATCGGCAATCAGCCGCGGAGCCAACATGTCGGTCTGGGATGGTCTCGCGTTCGAGATCGAGGCCTACAATCGCATGGTGCCGACCGAAGATCGCCGCGAAGGCATCAATTCGTTCAACGAGAAGCGCAAGCCGGTGTTCAAAGGCCGCTAA
- a CDS encoding hydroxymethylglutaryl-CoA lyase gives MREKAQVREVGPRDGIQMVKTILTTEQKLKWVREEAAAGAKYFEATSFVPPKVIAQFADAPDVATGVLDIPGIEAAALVPNLKGAQRAFDIGCAKVNYVLSASEAHNQSNVRRSTDESLQGFRDIMAEHSARGLKGKVVIGAAIATSFGCTIQGHVSEKRVVEIAVELAKAGADEISLADTVGYGNPAQIRRLFTDVTKAVGKIPLAAHFHDTRGLGIANVSAAVEAGVRRFDASLAGLGGCPFAPGATGNIATEDCVFLLEELGFDTGIDIDKLIPLRKEVESWLPGERFFGMVARAGLPKTYRATQQAA, from the coding sequence ATGCGTGAGAAAGCTCAAGTCCGCGAAGTCGGACCGCGTGACGGCATCCAGATGGTCAAGACCATCCTGACGACCGAACAGAAACTGAAGTGGGTTCGCGAAGAAGCCGCCGCCGGCGCGAAGTATTTCGAGGCGACGTCGTTTGTGCCGCCGAAGGTGATAGCGCAATTCGCCGATGCACCCGATGTCGCAACCGGGGTGCTCGATATTCCTGGCATCGAGGCCGCAGCTTTAGTGCCGAACCTGAAAGGCGCGCAGCGCGCCTTCGATATCGGCTGCGCCAAGGTGAATTACGTACTCTCGGCGAGTGAAGCGCACAATCAGTCCAACGTCCGTCGCTCCACCGACGAGTCGCTGCAGGGCTTCCGCGACATCATGGCGGAGCATTCCGCGCGCGGACTGAAAGGGAAGGTCGTCATAGGCGCTGCGATCGCGACGTCGTTCGGCTGCACCATCCAAGGTCACGTGTCGGAAAAGCGTGTCGTCGAAATCGCGGTGGAATTGGCGAAAGCCGGCGCGGACGAGATCAGCCTTGCGGACACGGTCGGCTACGGAAATCCCGCGCAGATCCGTCGCCTCTTCACCGACGTTACGAAAGCAGTCGGCAAGATTCCGCTTGCGGCGCATTTCCACGATACGCGCGGTCTCGGCATCGCCAACGTGAGCGCGGCCGTTGAAGCCGGCGTGCGCCGCTTCGATGCTTCGCTCGCGGGTCTCGGCGGCTGCCCATTTGCGCCCGGCGCGACCGGCAACATCGCGACGGAAGATTGCGTGTTTCTGCTTGAAGAGCTTGGCTTCGATACCGGCATCGATATCGACAAGCTCATTCCGCTGCGTAAGGAAGTGGAAAGCTGGCTGCCGGGCGAGCGTTTCTTCGGCATGGTCGCGCGCGCCGGATTACCGAAGACCTATCGAGCAACCCAGCAGGCCGCCTAA
- the malQ gene encoding 4-alpha-glucanotransferase, giving the protein MNDLAGHAAALGIEREYHDAMGTRRVVPDDALRSLVAALNGSGSAIPHSQADRPLDDDAAYQLDDYPDRRFWLLAVQLYGVRSKRNWGHGDFTDLLELVDIAAAKGAAGVGLNPLHALFDDRAQQASPYSPNSRLFLNILYIDVDALPEFVGIEDAGLADDLARARSADQVDYPAVAALKTYALRLAYSRFMAKPNKARATDFKKFRGERGIYLERFAAFEVLRRRLSGPWWDWPKPWNQPSDASIESLRAEDPQEFGFYEFTQWIADRQLAACQARAKQLGLPIGLYADLAVGVEPGGADAWSQQTAIIPRVEVGAPPDLLNTAGQAWGLAAFNPVALRASAFTEFRELIAATMRHAGAVRIDHVLGLNRLFLIPFGFTPRDGAYLRYPLGGLLDVIVDESRRHKCLVIGEDLGTVPDGLREGLSERGVWSYKVMIFERDEAGSFTLPQDYMANALVTFATHDLATFAGWQSGHDLTIKRDLGLDPGETDEQRGAAHWVFGEALAKSHVARDRCPTFVDAARFLARTPSRVMAVSIEDILEVIDQPNVPGTVDEHPNWRQKLPVTLESWADLPAMHALADALREEGRAT; this is encoded by the coding sequence ATGAATGATCTCGCCGGCCACGCGGCCGCGCTCGGCATCGAGCGCGAATACCATGACGCGATGGGCACACGCCGCGTCGTGCCTGATGATGCGTTGCGTTCGCTTGTTGCAGCGCTGAACGGTTCAGGCAGCGCAATCCCACACTCCCAGGCCGACCGGCCGCTCGATGACGACGCAGCCTACCAGCTCGACGACTATCCGGATCGGCGTTTCTGGCTTCTCGCCGTGCAGCTTTACGGCGTGCGATCGAAACGCAATTGGGGACACGGCGATTTCACCGACCTGCTCGAACTCGTCGATATCGCAGCGGCGAAAGGCGCAGCCGGCGTCGGGCTCAATCCACTGCACGCCTTGTTCGACGATCGCGCGCAACAAGCGAGCCCTTACTCGCCGAACAGCCGGTTGTTCCTCAACATTCTCTACATCGACGTCGATGCGTTGCCGGAGTTCGTCGGGATCGAGGACGCAGGTTTGGCCGATGACCTCGCACGGGCGCGCTCGGCCGATCAGGTCGACTATCCGGCCGTTGCGGCGCTGAAGACTTACGCGCTTCGCCTCGCCTATTCGCGCTTTATGGCCAAGCCGAACAAAGCGCGCGCGACAGATTTCAAGAAATTTCGTGGCGAACGCGGCATCTATCTCGAGCGCTTTGCGGCCTTCGAGGTTTTGCGACGCCGCCTCTCCGGGCCTTGGTGGGATTGGCCGAAGCCGTGGAACCAGCCGAGCGATGCGAGCATCGAGTCACTGCGGGCCGAAGACCCGCAGGAGTTCGGCTTCTACGAATTCACCCAATGGATCGCGGATCGTCAACTCGCGGCGTGCCAAGCGCGCGCGAAGCAGCTCGGGCTGCCGATCGGGCTTTACGCGGATCTTGCGGTCGGCGTCGAACCGGGCGGCGCCGACGCCTGGAGCCAGCAGACCGCGATCATCCCGCGCGTCGAAGTCGGCGCTCCGCCGGACCTTCTCAACACGGCAGGTCAGGCGTGGGGGCTCGCAGCGTTCAATCCGGTCGCACTGCGTGCTTCCGCCTTCACGGAATTTCGTGAGCTGATCGCGGCCACGATGCGGCATGCCGGTGCCGTGCGCATCGACCATGTGTTAGGGCTCAATCGCCTCTTCCTCATCCCGTTCGGATTCACGCCACGTGACGGCGCGTATTTGCGCTACCCACTCGGCGGCCTGCTCGACGTGATCGTCGACGAGAGCCGCCGCCACAAATGTCTCGTCATCGGCGAAGATCTCGGCACGGTGCCGGATGGCTTGCGCGAAGGCCTCAGCGAGCGCGGCGTCTGGTCCTACAAGGTCATGATCTTCGAACGCGACGAAGCCGGCAGCTTCACGTTGCCGCAAGACTACATGGCGAACGCGCTGGTGACGTTCGCGACCCACGATCTAGCGACATTCGCCGGTTGGCAAAGCGGACACGACCTCACGATCAAGCGCGATCTCGGCCTCGATCCCGGCGAGACGGACGAGCAACGCGGCGCGGCACATTGGGTGTTCGGCGAGGCGCTGGCGAAATCGCATGTCGCGCGCGATCGGTGCCCCACTTTCGTCGACGCGGCGCGCTTCCTCGCGCGCACGCCGAGCCGCGTTATGGCCGTGTCGATCGAGGATATTCTTGAAGTCATCGATCAGCCGAATGTACCGGGCACGGTCGACGAGCATCCGAATTGGCGGCAGAAGCTGCCCGTGACGTTGGAGTCCTGGGCCGACCTGCCAGCGATGCATGCGCTGGCAGACGCGCTGCGCGAAGAAGGTCGCGCGACTTAG